Proteins encoded by one window of Primulina huaijiensis isolate GDHJ02 chromosome 1, ASM1229523v2, whole genome shotgun sequence:
- the LOC140964124 gene encoding cyclin-dependent kinase G-2-like: METTQHPFDFQMHLPKPKIADQPKGGENVSAKKPSSKKFKNGRADEYEVLEKIGEGSFGTVYGAREKKTGEIVAMKKGLNGFCRSSLREIDILQSLAGLPWFVEFKQVVLDEDGGIDVVTEYVENDLARVMDGMTRGFTEWEAKNVMWQLLEGVAFLHENGIMHRDLKPSNLLLKNNGRLKICEFGFSKRFDRRFDRHSHKVGSRWYRAPELLMGEEIYSCAIDMWSVGCIMAELLHKQVLFKGGSEADQLRRIAEMIGNQKRFLWPPLERKFANILSGKGIDLLKKLLTCDPNGRITADQALDHKWFSEI; the protein is encoded by the coding sequence ATGGAGACGACCCAGCATCCATTCGATTTTCAAATGCATTTACCGAAGCCGAAAATCGCCGATCAACCCAAGGGAGGAGAGAATGTGTCTGCAAAGAAACCGAGTTCCAAAAAGTTCAAGAATGGGAGAGCCGATGAGTATGAAGTGTTGGAAAAGATCGGGGAGGGTTCTTTCGGCACGGTTTACGGAGCCCGGGAGAAGAAAACAGGTGAAATCGTGGCGATGAAGAAAGGGTTGAATGGATTTTGTAGATCATCATTGAGAGAAATCGATATTCTACAATCGCTTGCTGGTCTACCGTGGTTTGTTGAGTTTAAACAAGTTGTGCTTGATGAAGATGGTGGCATTGACGTGGTGACGGAGTACGTCGAAAACGACCTAGCTCGGGTCATGGATGGGATGACAAGGGGTTTCACAGAGTGGGAAGCCAAGAACGTAATGTGGCAGTTGCTAGAGGGCGTCGCGTTTCTACACGAGAACGGGATCATGCATAGAGATTTGAAACCCTCAAACCTCCTTTTGAAGAACAATGGCAGGCTGAAAATATGCGAATTTGGGTTTTCGAAACGGTTTGACAGAAGATTTGATCGCCATTCTCATAAGGTGGGGTCTCGATGGTATAGAGCCCCGGAGCTGCTTATGGGAGAGGAGATATATTCGTGCGCCATAGATATGTGGTCGGTGGGCTGTATTATGGCAGAATTATTGCATAAACAAGTGCTTTTCAAGGGAGGTTCCGAGGCTGACCAGCTACGGAGAATAGCCGAGATGATCGGCAATCAAAAACGCTTCCTTTGGCCCCCATTGGAAAGGAAATTTGCCAATATTCTTTCTGGAAAGGGAATTGATCTGTTGAAAAAACTTTTAACTTGCGATCCCAACGGAAGAATAACAGCGGACCAAGCTCTCGATCATAAATGGTTCTCAGAAATCTGA